The region CCTGGGCCAGCGCCGGCGTTGCCGATGCGATGGACAACGCCGCGATCAAGCCTGCTAGGTTTTGTTTCTTCATTGTCATTGTCTCCTGATGTGCTTGTTTGTAGGTGGCGGGGATCTGGTCACGCCTTGGCGTCTGTGTGGATGCGGTCCAGCACCGGCAGCAGGTAGCGCCGGAACTGCGCCGGGTTCTCGCTCATGGGAAAGTGGCCTACCTCGCGCATCACGGTGACCTGCGCGCCCGGAATGCCTGCCGCCGTGCGCTCGGTGTCTTCCGGCGAGCAGGAGAAGTCGTACTCCCCCGTCAGCAGATACAGCGGGCACAGGTCCGTGCGGATGCCGCCCAGGCGGCCGCGCAGGTCACTGTCCACACGATAGAAATGCAGGTCGCCGCGGAACACGCCCGGGCCGCCCTGCATGTATTGCCACAAGGTTTCGTGGCGATACTCGGCGGGCGATTGCGGCGCGACCAGCCCCGACACCAGGGCCGCGCAGACTTCGCCGCCATGCACGTCCGGCCGATTCAACCAGCTGGTGTCATACCAGGGCTGTTGGTGGTCCGCCGCTTCGACCCCGATCAAGGCGCTGAAGTAATCGCTGTAACGATTGGCCAGCTCCAGCACGATGCGGCCGCCGATGGAGCAGCCGATCAGGGCCGGCGCTTGCAGGTCCAGCGCCTGGCAGAACGCCATGATGATCGCCACATAGCGATCCGTGGTCAGCTGATACTCATTCTGTTCCCAGCCCAACGGGGGATAAGACTTGCCATGCCAGGGCAGATCGAAGGCGATGACACGAAAACGGCTGGTCACCGTCTCGTCGCACAGCATGTGACGATACTGCCGGCCGTCGGCGCCGGCGGTGTGCAGGCACACCAGCGGTATGCCCTGCCCGGCTTCCTCGAAATAGATGCGCTGCGGCTGGCCGTCCACGTCCATGTGCAGGTAGCGGCCGACGATGGGTTCGATGTGCGCGGGTTTGGGCACGGACGTGGCTTGCTTCGCGTGTTGCGTCGGCGTCGTCATCACGCATCCTCCCGGCCCAGGGCCACCAGATCCTTGACGAATTGAAGATTGGCCATGAGGGGCTGCAGATTGCCGTCGATGCGCAGCGCGCCCCGCTTGCTCAGCGCGAAGATGTCATGCCAGCCCGGCGCGGGCACGGGCGCCCAGAACCGCTGCCACGCGTCGGCATCGGCGCTGAGCCCGAAGTCCCAGGAATCGAGCGGCAGCGTGATCACCGCCGCCTGCCTCACGCGGCCGTCACGCACCGACACGTGTACCGGCGTGGCGCCGAAGCGCACCAGCATCTCCACATTGCATCGTCTTGGCCGGGCATAGCCCTGCGCCTTGGCGATGAACCGCCGCGCCAGCGTCGCGCCGGCGTCCTGGTCGTGCGTTGTCTCCATCCTCGTTCTCCTTTTGTTCAGGCCGGGCGTCGAGGCCCAGCCTGGCGGCCTTTGCCGCGGAGCAAACGTAAGCCCTGGCCTTGGCGCTGGCAAGCCTGTGCCAAGACCAGGGCCCTTGCCGCGGCAACGTTATTGCAAGGCCGCTATCCCGCTGGCCTTGACCGCCTTACCCCACTTGGCCGTCTCCTCCTGCATGAAGGTGGCGAAGTCCTGCGGCGTGCTGTTCACCACTTCTCCGCCCAGGTCTTCGATGCGGCGCTTCATGTCAGGCGTGGCGACGATGGCCGCGACATCCTTGTAGATGCGGTGTTGCAGCTCGGGCTTGATCGAGGCCGGCGCCAGCAGGCCGAACCAGGTGGCCGCCTCGAAGCCCGGCATGCCCGCTTCCGCGAAGGTGGGCACGTCAGCCAGCGCCTGCACGCGCTTGCCGTTGGCCACCGCCAGCGCGCGCAGCTTGCCGGAATGAATCAGCGGCAAGGCCGACGTGATGGTGGCCAGCATCATCTGCACCTGCCCGCCCACCAGATCGGTGAAGGCCGGCGCGTCGCCGCGATACGGCACATGGGTGATGGCTGAATGGGTGGCGATCTTGAACAGCTCGCCGCTCAAATGCTGTGCGGTGCCGTTACCCGGCGACGCGAAGTTGACGCTGGCGCCGTCCTTCTTCAGATATTCAAGGAATTCCGGCAGCGTCTTGGCAGGCACGGAGGCATTGACCACCAGCACCAGCGGCACCTTGGTCACCAGCGTGATGGGGGCGAAGTCCTTGACGGGGTCGTAGCTGAGCTTGTTGTAGATGTGGCCGCTGATGGTATGGGCCGACGTGGTCATGAACAGCGTGTAGCCGTCGCCCGCCGCGCGCGCCACCGTGCCCGCGCCGATGGTGGTGCCCGCGCCCGCGCGGTTCTCCACGATCACGGATTGCTTCCAGGCGCCCGTCAATTTCTCCGCGATGGCGCGTGCCACCACGTCGGTGGCGCCGCCGGCCGGATACGGCACGATCATCGTGACCGGCTTGCTTGGAAAGTCGTCGGCATGCGCCGGCGCGGCCGCCATCAGGGTCGCGCCCAGGAGGGCACAAGCGGCACCGAGCAGAACGCCACGGCGCGTTTTGGCCAAGGGCGTACGCAGCGCCACGATGTGCGCATGATTGTGTTTCATCGAGTTGTCTCCTCTTGTTTTCGATGAGGTGTTTGTATATTCTTGTCGTTCTGTTGCGCAGAACATGTATTCTATTTTATAGCGTTTTCGGATTTGCGCGCCGTGTGTTTTTGACCAGGGTTTTCCCTTGCCTGGAAAAAAACGCAGCCGCGCGCCAGGAACACGAACACCCACCCATCGGAAGAGACACCCATGTCCTCGACATCCTCGCAACCCAAGTCCCTGTTGATCGACGGGCGCTGGACGCCTGCCGCGCAGACCTTCGCCTCGATCAATCCCGCCAGCGGCGCCACCAATTACCAGATCGGCGCGGCCGACGCCGAGCAGGTCAATGCGGCCGTCGACAGCGCCTGGCGCGCGGTGCGCCAGAAGGCCTGGCGCGACATGCTGCCGCATCAGCGCGCGGCTTTGCTGCGCCGCATGGCCGACGGCATCGACGCCAACTCCGACGTGCTGGCGCGCCTGCAGATGATCGAAAACGGCAAGGTGTGGAGCGAGTGCAAGGCGCAGGTCGCCAGCGCCGCCGCCACCTTCCGCTACTACGCAGGCGTCGTCGAAACGGTCACCGCCGAAGTCACGCCGCCGCGCGGCAACTATCTGTCGCTGACGCAGTACGAGCCGTATGGCGTGATCGTCGCCATCACGCCCTGGAACTCGCCCTTGACGATGGAAGCGCAAAAGGTCGCGCCGGCGCTGGCCGCCGGTAACGCCGTCATCCTCAAGCCTTCGGAAGTCACCTCGTCGCCGGCATTGGAGCTGGGCCGCATCGCCCTGGAAGCCGGCTTGCCGCCGGGCATCCTGAATGTGGTCACCGGCCTGGGCAGCGGCGCGGGCAAGCTGCTGGTGGAGCATCCCGGCGTGCGCATGGTGTCCTTCACCGGCGGTACGGCCAGCGGCCGCGCCATCGCGCGCGTGGCGGCCGACAAGCTGATGCCGGTCGCGCTGGAACTGGGCGGCAAGTCGCCGCACATCGTCTGCGCCGACGCGGACCTGGACGCGGCGGTGGAAGGCGTGATCGGGGGTATCTTCGAAGGCAGCGGCCAGTCCTGCGTGGCGGGTTCGCGCCTTTATGTGCAACGCTCAGTGCAGCAGGCCTTCCTGGAAAAGCTGCTCGCCCGGACCCAGGCGATACGGGTCGACCAGCCCGACGCGCAAGGCGCCGGCATGGGGCCCATCGCGTCCTTCGGCCATCGCGACAAGATCGAATCCATGGTGGCCACCGCCTTGAAAGACGGCGGCGAGATCCTGACCGGCGGCCGCCGCCCTGATGCCGACCATCTGGGCCAGGGCGCGTTCTATCTGCCCACGGTGATCGGGGGCCTGAAGGCCGATGCCCATGTCGTGCGCGAAGAGATCTTCGGGCCGGTGCTGTGCGCCCTGCCCTTCGACGACGAGGATGACCTGATCGCGCAGGCCAACGACAGCGTGTATGGCCTGGCTTCGGGCATCTGGACCGCGGATTACCGCCGCGCGTGGCGCGTGGCG is a window of Bordetella sp. N DNA encoding:
- a CDS encoding tripartite tricarboxylate transporter substrate binding protein — its product is MKHNHAHIVALRTPLAKTRRGVLLGAACALLGATLMAAAPAHADDFPSKPVTMIVPYPAGGATDVVARAIAEKLTGAWKQSVIVENRAGAGTTIGAGTVARAAGDGYTLFMTTSAHTISGHIYNKLSYDPVKDFAPITLVTKVPLVLVVNASVPAKTLPEFLEYLKKDGASVNFASPGNGTAQHLSGELFKIATHSAITHVPYRGDAPAFTDLVGGQVQMMLATITSALPLIHSGKLRALAVANGKRVQALADVPTFAEAGMPGFEAATWFGLLAPASIKPELQHRIYKDVAAIVATPDMKRRIEDLGGEVVNSTPQDFATFMQEETAKWGKAVKASGIAALQ
- a CDS encoding aldehyde dehydrogenase, whose product is MSSTSSQPKSLLIDGRWTPAAQTFASINPASGATNYQIGAADAEQVNAAVDSAWRAVRQKAWRDMLPHQRAALLRRMADGIDANSDVLARLQMIENGKVWSECKAQVASAAATFRYYAGVVETVTAEVTPPRGNYLSLTQYEPYGVIVAITPWNSPLTMEAQKVAPALAAGNAVILKPSEVTSSPALELGRIALEAGLPPGILNVVTGLGSGAGKLLVEHPGVRMVSFTGGTASGRAIARVAADKLMPVALELGGKSPHIVCADADLDAAVEGVIGGIFEGSGQSCVAGSRLYVQRSVQQAFLEKLLARTQAIRVDQPDAQGAGMGPIASFGHRDKIESMVATALKDGGEILTGGRRPDADHLGQGAFYLPTVIGGLKADAHVVREEIFGPVLCALPFDDEDDLIAQANDSVYGLASGIWTADYRRAWRVARQLEAGSVWINTYKQLSISTPFGGFKQSGIGREKGVSGLRLYQQSKGIYFAM
- a CDS encoding alpha/beta fold hydrolase, producing MTTPTQHAKQATSVPKPAHIEPIVGRYLHMDVDGQPQRIYFEEAGQGIPLVCLHTAGADGRQYRHMLCDETVTSRFRVIAFDLPWHGKSYPPLGWEQNEYQLTTDRYVAIIMAFCQALDLQAPALIGCSIGGRIVLELANRYSDYFSALIGVEAADHQQPWYDTSWLNRPDVHGGEVCAALVSGLVAPQSPAEYRHETLWQYMQGGPGVFRGDLHFYRVDSDLRGRLGGIRTDLCPLYLLTGEYDFSCSPEDTERTAAGIPGAQVTVMREVGHFPMSENPAQFRRYLLPVLDRIHTDAKA